The following proteins are co-located in the Lagenorhynchus albirostris chromosome 4, mLagAlb1.1, whole genome shotgun sequence genome:
- the LOC132519238 gene encoding tetratricopeptide repeat protein 19, mitochondrial-like encodes MKDDPAEAELILRDALHLACKSDNKKAITYTYDWVGKLFKPTMSYLLGRAMEQEDNAIIEISLKLATIYAAQNRQELALVGYEFCISTLEEKIEREKELSEDTLSVEEKANTHLPLGTCLDTHARYLLFSKQPSQAQRMNEKALQISEEILGERHPQTIVLLSDLATTLDAQGRSDEACVHVQRASDLARQVGHPELHVLLRNLTAILMHREHAQAEEIYQEALKRAKLKRDEVSLQHIREELAEMSRKRRPLS; translated from the coding sequence ATGAAAGATGACCCAGCAGAGGCAGAGCTAATTTTGCGTGATGCTCTTCATCTTGCCTGTAAGAGTGATAACAAGAAGGCCATCACTTACACTTACGATTGGGTGGGAAAACTTTTTAAGCCAACAATGAGTTACCTGCTTGGAAGGGCCATGGAACAGGAAGACAATGCAATAATAGAAATCTCTCTAAAGCTGGCCACTATTTATGCTGCTCAGAATAGACAGGAATTGGCTCTTGTTGGTTATGAATTCTGCATTTCAACTCTAGaggaaaaaattgaaagagaaaaggaattatCAGAAGACACTTTGTCAGTGGAAGAGAAAGCCAACACCCATCTCCCCTTGGGCACGTGCCTAGACACCCATGCCCGCTACCTTCTGTTCTCCAAGCAGCCATCACAGGCACAAAGGATGAATGAAAAAGCTTTGCAGATTTCTGAAGAAATACTAGGAGAAAGACACCCACAGACCATCGTGCTGCTGAGTGACCTGGCCACCACCCTGGATGCACAGGGCCGCTCCGATGAGGCCTGTGTTCACGTGCAGAGGGCATCAGACCTGGCAAGACAGGTGGGGCACCCTGAGCTCCACGTGCTGCTCAGGAATCTAACTGCGATCCTGATGCACAGAGAACATGCACAAGCAGAAGAGATCTACCAGGAAGCACTGAAGCGAGCAAAGCTGAAAAGAGATGAGGTTTCTCTGCAGCACATCAGGGAAGAACTGGCTGAGATGTCAAGAAAAAGGAGACCTTTGTCGTAA